A genomic segment from Desulfurobacterium pacificum encodes:
- the amrS gene encoding AmmeMemoRadiSam system radical SAM enzyme, translated as MPAVEGKYWTALDNGFVRCELCPRHCTMPPGGTGFCLVRKNVDGKLITTIYSEITSGAYDPVEKKPLYHFYPGSVIFSIGTNGCNLDCKSCQNWEISRRITLREVFTPEMAVEYAGRYGSIGIAYTYNDPIVWFEYVLDTAKLMKEAGYVNVMVTNGNIELEPLRELLPFIDAFNVDLKGMDRDYYLKFSSMPNPNVWQVCEEIKKVGKHLELTKLIVPGFDEFTPEYFERFGKWISENLGKEVPIHYSRFFPAYKLSNTPPTPVEVLDMAYDVTREYLYYVYVGNVVEPERESTYCPKCGALLVRRVGYNVEVLFGEDGRCPQCGRRVDFVF; from the coding sequence ATGCCTGCTGTAGAAGGAAAGTACTGGACTGCCTTAGATAACGGTTTTGTAAGGTGTGAACTCTGCCCGAGGCACTGCACGATGCCGCCAGGCGGAACGGGATTCTGCCTTGTAAGAAAAAACGTTGACGGGAAGCTAATTACTACCATTTATTCTGAAATAACTTCTGGTGCTTACGACCCTGTAGAGAAAAAGCCTCTCTACCACTTTTATCCCGGTTCTGTAATCTTTTCAATCGGAACGAATGGCTGCAACCTTGACTGCAAATCGTGTCAAAACTGGGAAATATCAAGGAGAATAACGTTAAGGGAAGTTTTTACTCCAGAAATGGCGGTTGAATACGCCGGAAGATACGGTTCAATAGGCATCGCTTACACTTACAACGACCCGATAGTGTGGTTTGAATACGTTCTTGATACGGCTAAACTGATGAAAGAAGCAGGTTACGTAAACGTTATGGTGACAAACGGCAACATAGAATTAGAGCCATTGAGGGAGTTACTGCCGTTTATTGACGCTTTTAACGTTGACCTTAAAGGTATGGATAGGGATTACTACTTGAAGTTTTCTTCCATGCCGAATCCAAACGTATGGCAGGTGTGTGAAGAGATAAAGAAAGTCGGTAAGCACCTTGAACTGACAAAACTTATCGTTCCGGGCTTTGATGAGTTTACTCCCGAATACTTTGAAAGGTTTGGAAAGTGGATAAGCGAGAACTTAGGTAAAGAAGTCCCCATTCACTACTCAAGGTTTTTCCCTGCCTACAAGCTTTCAAATACGCCGCCAACTCCTGTTGAAGTTTTGGATATGGCTTACGACGTTACGAGGGAATACCTTTACTACGTTTACGTTGGCAACGTGGTTGAGCCGGAGAGGGAATCAACTTATTGTCCTAAGTGCGGGGCGCTTCTTGTGAGGAGAGTGGGCTACAACGTGGAAGTGCTGTTTGGTGAAGATGGAAGGTGTCCACAGTGCGGCAGGAGGGTGGATTTTGTCTTCTAA
- a CDS encoding MBL fold metallo-hydrolase, with protein MSSNLLVPLGGGNEIGASAYLYFIGGAKILVDSGIRFSKKDPYPDFELLKNITPELDAIFLTHAHVDHCGSLHVLSSLYPDTPIFMTHETAQLLSLMVEDAIKVKYINDKNSPDEWREYRLLDEMLARVERRDFFDVVKIKDVEVKIFPAGHILGAASFLFRYGDSRSLFHTGDISLTAQETVSGAVLPEEKVDILVSESTYLERRKRFDREKSLEEFYSTVRETIERRGKLLLPVFALGRAQEIISIITKGIEEGRIPPFTVYIDGLAREISTIYENLLDKTFYNFFVQPAPFFEGIPFEEACEEKVREADCIVSTSGMLMEGTPSYVYAKIMGKNPKNTVIFSGYMVEESFGYKLLNDRRVLKNFKFQIKKHHFSAHSDDEELKKIVEILEPERTVFVHGVGNKNQTFNREVVRF; from the coding sequence TTGTCTTCTAACCTTCTCGTACCTTTGGGCGGCGGGAACGAAATAGGTGCCAGTGCCTACCTTTACTTTATCGGCGGCGCAAAAATCTTGGTTGATTCGGGTATAAGGTTTTCAAAGAAAGACCCCTATCCTGACTTTGAGCTTTTAAAGAACATAACGCCGGAGCTTGATGCGATTTTCCTTACCCATGCCCACGTTGACCACTGCGGAAGCCTTCACGTTCTTTCATCTCTCTACCCCGATACGCCGATATTTATGACTCACGAAACTGCGCAGCTTCTTTCTTTAATGGTGGAAGATGCTATAAAGGTAAAGTATATAAACGATAAGAATTCTCCTGATGAGTGGAGGGAATACAGGCTTTTAGATGAGATGCTGGCGAGGGTGGAGAGGAGAGATTTTTTTGACGTTGTGAAGATTAAAGATGTTGAGGTGAAAATTTTCCCGGCAGGTCACATTTTGGGGGCAGCTTCCTTCCTTTTCCGTTATGGCGATTCGCGTAGCCTTTTTCATACTGGTGATATATCTCTGACTGCACAGGAAACTGTAAGCGGAGCGGTGCTTCCTGAAGAGAAAGTTGATATTTTAGTTTCCGAAAGCACTTACCTTGAAAGAAGAAAAAGGTTTGACAGGGAAAAATCGTTAGAAGAGTTTTACTCTACGGTTAGGGAAACTATTGAAAGAAGAGGAAAGCTTTTACTTCCCGTTTTCGCTTTGGGAAGGGCGCAGGAGATAATTTCCATAATCACTAAAGGTATAGAGGAAGGCAGGATTCCGCCTTTCACCGTTTATATTGATGGTCTGGCAAGAGAGATATCTACTATTTACGAAAATCTTTTGGACAAGACTTTTTACAACTTTTTCGTTCAGCCCGCGCCGTTTTTTGAGGGTATTCCGTTTGAAGAAGCCTGCGAAGAAAAGGTTAGAGAAGCAGACTGCATCGTTTCAACGTCTGGAATGTTAATGGAAGGAACGCCTTCCTATGTTTACGCTAAAATTATGGGGAAAAATCCCAAGAACACCGTTATTTTCAGCGGTTATATGGTGGAAGAGAGCTTTGGTTACAAGCTTTTAAACGATAGAAGAGTGCTTAAAAATTTTAAGTTTCAGATAAAGAAGCACCACTTTTCAGCTCACTCTGACGATGAAGAGTTAAAGAAAATAGTTGAGATTTTAGAGCCTGAAAGGACTGTTTTCGTTCACGGAGTGGGAAATAAGAATCAGACGTTCAACAGAGAGGTGGTCAGGTTTTGA
- a CDS encoding uracil-DNA glycosylase has translation MNELQKTLKFLELMGYKQVKVSGGEVQEEKQGNLSLEKLKEEVLNCCKCRLCKTRTNVVFGEGDPNTPLMFVGEAPGEQEDLQGRPFVGRAGQLLTRFLNLFGVSRDKVYITNIVKCRPPGNRNPQPDEIKACYPYLEKQIELISPDVILCLGAFAARTILNLPPNTAISKLRGKPQKVEIGGKEITVIPTFHPAYLLRNRRGEPEFQKDLEQALKLSGLIF, from the coding sequence ATGAATGAACTTCAAAAAACGTTAAAATTCCTTGAACTTATGGGCTATAAGCAGGTAAAAGTAAGCGGAGGAGAAGTGCAGGAAGAAAAGCAAGGTAATCTATCCCTTGAAAAATTGAAAGAGGAAGTCCTAAACTGCTGTAAATGCAGGCTCTGTAAAACCAGAACCAACGTCGTATTCGGTGAAGGAGACCCAAACACGCCTTTAATGTTTGTAGGTGAAGCGCCGGGAGAGCAGGAAGACCTTCAGGGAAGACCTTTCGTGGGAAGGGCTGGACAACTACTTACAAGATTTTTAAACCTTTTCGGTGTAAGCAGAGATAAAGTCTACATAACAAACATCGTTAAGTGCAGACCGCCAGGAAACCGCAACCCTCAACCAGACGAAATAAAAGCCTGCTACCCCTACCTTGAGAAGCAAATAGAATTAATCTCGCCGGACGTTATTCTCTGTCTTGGCGCATTTGCAGCAAGAACGATTTTGAACCTACCACCAAATACCGCTATTTCAAAGTTAAGAGGCAAACCGCAAAAAGTAGAAATAGGCGGAAAGGAAATTACAGTAATCCCAACATTCCATCCTGCCTATCTGCTCAGAAATAGGAGAGGTGAACCCGAATTTCAGAAAGATTTAGAACAGGCTTTAAAATTATCAGGTCTTATCTTTTAG